Part of the Catalinimonas alkaloidigena genome is shown below.
ATCTCAAGCGTTTTGCTCTTCTTTGATATGTTTTCTTCTTCCTGATAAAGTTCTGAACTCAGCGATTTTTTCAACCAATTCTTGCAGTTCATTTACAGTGATATGCTGATGGGTGTCACACTTGGCAGTACCAACTTCAATCAATATTCCATCATATAAATATTCATCCTCACTTACTTTCATTCGCATAGCCTTTACTGTTTCTTCCACGATCTGGTCGCGCATTTTGGGGCCTAGCGAGTGGCTGGGGTCAAAATAAGCAGCTACATTTTTATCTGCATGACGTCTTTTAGTACGCGTGGCAGTATAATGGATAGGCAGGTTGCGGTATTCCCCCTTAGCAGGCAAGTCGCAGCCTCTTTGAATCAATATGACTTCATCTGCTATTGAAGCATAATTGACCAAACCGTCCCATACAGTCTCTATACTGGTTTTGCCTTTAAAGTCTTTGCTTTCAGCTTTTTTATATTCTTCGCCCAGCCATTTGCCGTTTTTCAAGCCTACGATCCAGCCATGTTCTTCAGCAAAACCAGCCATCTGACGGATATGCCATCCCAGCTGGTCTACCGCAGAGTTCCAAACAAGAAAAGGATCATTGGCGAATGACTTCTTAATACAGGCAAGCTGTATTGCCGGAAGCATAATTTCTGAAGAGGGTATGAGTCCGGTTTCCTTATAAATCTTTTCAGCCATTTCTACGGTAGGAAGCGGTACCAGATCATCAGCATTGCCACCCTTTCCGAAAATGTTGAAGTTTTGCATGATCGCCTCAAAATCATAACCCATGAACCCTGCGTCAGAATTGTCCATATCAAAGTTAGTGCGGGATTTTAAACCCACTGTTCTGGCACCGTACAAGGCAGGCTTATCATCAGATTTGATTTCGGCCATCTTGTAGACTTCTTCTATATTAAAATCATCAAGGGAATCAGGGCCCGCATAAATTTTTACTTCAGGATTTTTCATGATCAATGAATTAGATGTGCTAATTCGTTCTGCGAATAGGTAATAATTATTTAATAAGCTACAAACCTAATCATTTCCAGACTTTTAACTAAGTATTTAAGCTAAAAAAGTCATTTCCATTAGGAAGAACGTACACTTCGGGTAAATCACAGCATGCATGTATAGTAATAAATTAATAAGGAGTACACTTAAAAAGGAAGGGAGGAATTAAATCGGTTGCATTTTTTCAATACCTAGCCAATATGCTCAGACAGTGATTTGGAATATTTATAAAAAAATATGCGTAAATTTCTTTTTTTTAAAAAACACTATTGTTTAATTGGATAATAATAGGATTATTTAAGAAAAGTTTGAATTGTGCGATTTCAACCAAAGTAAGGGAAGTGTTACAAATTCAGTTGTTAAAGCAATCTTTTATTAATCAATTATCTAATAAAACAATCTAATTATGGAAAATTATTTACCGCCTTGGCGGAAGTCCATGAGCTTACTCATGGCTTTCATGTGTTTTAGCCTCTTTGCCTGGTCTCAGGACAAAACAATACGGGGAACCGTAACCGATGGAGAGACAGGAGATGCCTTACCGGGCGTAAATGTCCTGGTGAAAGGTACTACAACCGGAACAATTACAAATGTGGAAGGACAATTTACACTCAGTGTTCCTTCAGGTGCACAAACGATAGTTTTCTCTTCTGTAGGATACACTAGTGATGAAGTAGACATTAATAACCGCACAACCATTGACATGGCGCTTATGCCAGACATCCAATCACTTTCTGAAGTGGTAGTGGTAGGTTATGGTACCCAAGAGAAAAGGGATGTAACTGCGGCCATCGCGTCATTGGATGAAGAGGCCATTAAGCAAATTCCTACAGCTAACCCCCTTGAGTCTATGAAAGGGCAAGTGGCTGGTGTGGATATTGTATCAGCTGGTGGAAGGCCTGGGCAATACCCTTCGGTGACTATTAGAGGTAGACGTTCTCTTACCGCGTCAAATGAGCCTCTATTCGTAGTAGATGGAGTGCCAATGACCTCTGGTACAGGAACTATCTATGATTTCAACCCTCAGGATATTGAGTCCATGGAGGTATTAAAAGATGCTGCTGCTACAGCAATATATGGTTCCAGAGGTGCGAATGGAGTAATCCTGGTAACTACAAAGCGCGGTAAAGCTGGTAAGACAGTGGTTAGCTACGATGGTTATTATGGTGTTTCAAATGCCCTGAATCAGGTAGATATGATGAATGGAGCTGAGTTCGCAGAAATGAAAAGAGAGTCTCGTAGAATAGATGAAGATGGTAACACAGGAAGACAGGCCTGGGGACCAGGAAGTAGTCTTCAGTCTGATGAAATTGTTTTTGAAGATCCAGCTGAATTAGAATCTATTGCAATAGGTCGTTCTACTGATTATCAGGACCTGGTAATTAATAGTGGGTTTCAAACCAATCATCAACTAAGTGTTGCAGGCGGTAATGAGAAGACTCAGTTTAATGTTTCACTGGGTTACTTTAAAGAGCAGGGAATTATTGAAAATCAGGACTATCAAAGATTTACTGGTCGCTTAAATATTGACCATAACATTAGCGACCGATTCAAAGTGGGGATGTCTTCTTTCTTGTCTACCTCGACACAAAACTGGGGCTCAAATGCTACTTTGAGTGAGGCGATAAACAATAATCCATTAGGCCAGCCTTATAATGAAGATGGTACGCCCAAGTTTTTACCTATTGCGGATGGTATCCGTACCAATCCATTGAATGAACTTGTTCCCGGAGCTTATGTAGATGAGCGTGACTTTACAAGGATATTTACTTCCATGTATTTTCAAGCTAACATCATTGAGGGCTTACAGTACAAGCTTCTTTTTGGACCTGATATCCGTTACCGTAGACAAGGTGTTTTTCAGGGTAGTTTAACCAATGCAAGAAGAGGGGCAGACCCGGCTGCAGAACTGGAAAATGAAAAAGTCTTTGGTTATACGCTGGAGAACCTGTTGACTTACAATACTAGTATTGGTGAAAATCACGATTTCACATTTACCTTTTTACAAAGTATTCAGGAGTCAAAAGATGAGAATCATTTCAATCGGGTAGTGAACTTACCCTATGAAACTCAGCTATGGTATAATATAGGTACAGCCGGGACTATAGAATCAATTTCTTCTCGTCTTGAAGAGTGGCAGCTTGCTTCTTATATGGGGCGTATTAACTATAGTATCGCTGACAAATATCTTTTTCAATTTACTTATCGTGCCGACGGGTCTTCAAGGCTAGCACCAGGTAATAAATGGGCTTATTTCCCTGGTATCTCTGCCGGATGGCGAGTGATTGATGAGCCTTTTATGTCAGGAGCTTCTAACTGGTTGACTGAGTTAAAGTTAAGAGCTTCATATGGTGAAGTAGGAAATACTTCTGTAGATCCCTATCAAACTGCTGGTAGATTGGCCAGAACAGTATATGACTGGAATGATGCAAATGCTGCGGGCTTTCGTTTGAATGAAATCCCAAATGCTGATCTTGGCTGGGAAATTTCAAAAACAATAGATGTTGGTGCTGATTTTGGTTTCTTTAACAATAGGCTCTCAGGTTCATTTGACTATTATGTGACCAACACTGAAAATTTGTTACTAGAGAGACGACTTCCTTCTACCTCAGGTTATGATCAAATTTTACAGAACATTGGGTCAACTCAAACAAGAGGTGTAGAACTTCAGGTAGGTGCATTTATCATTGACAGTCAGGAACAAGGCGGATTTAGATGGAATTTGAACATGAACGTTACGCATTATGAAGAGGAAATTACAGAATTAGCCTTAACAGATGAGAATGGTAATCCGATAGATGACATTGGTAACGAATGGTTTATAGGTGAACCTATTCGTGTGTTCTTTGACTATAAAAAAACAGGTATTTGGCAGGCAGATGAAGCTGATCTTGCCGAGCAGATGGATGGAGCTTTTCCAGGAGAGATCAAAGTTGCGGATATGAATGGTGACGGCATCATATCACCTGAAGACAGAACTATCTTGGGCTCAGATGTACCTGATGTACTTGGAGGTATTAACAACAGATTTGAATTTAAAGGTTTTGATCTTTCTGTTTTCTTATATTATCGCCTTGGCCATATGATTAATAGTAACTTCAACGTAGGTCAGGTTACTATGCAGGGGCGTTATAATAACCTTGATGTAGATTACTGGACACCCACTAATCCTACAAATGCTTACCCCCGTCCTAATATCAACCAGGAGCGTCCACAGAAGGTATCTACCCTGGGTTATTTTGATGGAAGCTACTTAAAGTTGAGAAATGTAACCTTAGGATATAACTTCAATCAGGGAATCACCGAAAGGCTAGGGTTGTCAAGTTTGAGAGTGTATACCACTGCTCAAAACCCTATGTACTGGGCTAAATATGAAACTTATGATCCTGAAAATAACAATGATATAGGTACAGGTGATGTGCCTTCTACCAGCCTGTATTTGTTGGGTATCAATTTTCAGTTCTAAATAAAAAATATCTAATAGAATGAAAACGAAATCAATTATATCATTAGTTGCTTTACTGGCTTTTTTCGGTCAGTCTTGCGAATCGTTTTTGGAAGAAGATCTGGTCTCAGATGTTTCCGCTTCTTCTTATTACACAACTCCT
Proteins encoded:
- a CDS encoding SusC/RagA family TonB-linked outer membrane protein, with the protein product MENYLPPWRKSMSLLMAFMCFSLFAWSQDKTIRGTVTDGETGDALPGVNVLVKGTTTGTITNVEGQFTLSVPSGAQTIVFSSVGYTSDEVDINNRTTIDMALMPDIQSLSEVVVVGYGTQEKRDVTAAIASLDEEAIKQIPTANPLESMKGQVAGVDIVSAGGRPGQYPSVTIRGRRSLTASNEPLFVVDGVPMTSGTGTIYDFNPQDIESMEVLKDAAATAIYGSRGANGVILVTTKRGKAGKTVVSYDGYYGVSNALNQVDMMNGAEFAEMKRESRRIDEDGNTGRQAWGPGSSLQSDEIVFEDPAELESIAIGRSTDYQDLVINSGFQTNHQLSVAGGNEKTQFNVSLGYFKEQGIIENQDYQRFTGRLNIDHNISDRFKVGMSSFLSTSTQNWGSNATLSEAINNNPLGQPYNEDGTPKFLPIADGIRTNPLNELVPGAYVDERDFTRIFTSMYFQANIIEGLQYKLLFGPDIRYRRQGVFQGSLTNARRGADPAAELENEKVFGYTLENLLTYNTSIGENHDFTFTFLQSIQESKDENHFNRVVNLPYETQLWYNIGTAGTIESISSRLEEWQLASYMGRINYSIADKYLFQFTYRADGSSRLAPGNKWAYFPGISAGWRVIDEPFMSGASNWLTELKLRASYGEVGNTSVDPYQTAGRLARTVYDWNDANAAGFRLNEIPNADLGWEISKTIDVGADFGFFNNRLSGSFDYYVTNTENLLLERRLPSTSGYDQILQNIGSTQTRGVELQVGAFIIDSQEQGGFRWNLNMNVTHYEEEITELALTDENGNPIDDIGNEWFIGEPIRVFFDYKKTGIWQADEADLAEQMDGAFPGEIKVADMNGDGIISPEDRTILGSDVPDVLGGINNRFEFKGFDLSVFLYYRLGHMINSNFNVGQVTMQGRYNNLDVDYWTPTNPTNAYPRPNINQERPQKVSTLGYFDGSYLKLRNVTLGYNFNQGITERLGLSSLRVYTTAQNPMYWAKYETYDPENNNDIGTGDVPSTSLYLLGINFQF